One genomic region from Arthrobacter pigmenti encodes:
- a CDS encoding NAD(P)/FAD-dependent oxidoreductase, with translation MTGSAHDTQIPGRRRIAVVGSGVAGLTAAWILKRDHSVTLYESDNRAGGHAHTHPMELADGSITGVDTGFIVHNDRTYPTLTRLFEELGVQTQESDMTMSVRCDGCGLEYAGAKGGQGVFAQPRSFTRGRYLRMLVEILRFQASARALLRETETADDDGATLGEFLSRGKFSDYFTAHFMTPVVSAVWSCDPRTALQYPARYLFTFLDHHGMLTIRNSPQWRTVTGGSGEYVRKITDSLDEVLLGTPVTGVRKVADGVVVTADGESRLFDGAVIAAHPEQALAMLGEPTPLEEAVLGFLPYSRNHALFHTDESVLPRSENARSSWNYRLPSCHTPPDRVLVTYDLSRLQRLDASAGRRFLVSLGEDRIDQSKVIETMTYDHPQYTPTSFAAQGRLAELSDDLVAFAGAYHGWGFHEDGALSGRRAAERLGGSWLLDADADYGDLVDSPV, from the coding sequence ATGACAGGCAGTGCCCACGACACCCAGATTCCCGGACGGCGTCGTATCGCGGTTGTGGGGAGCGGTGTCGCAGGGCTTACCGCCGCCTGGATCCTCAAACGTGACCACTCGGTGACCCTGTACGAGTCGGACAACCGTGCCGGCGGACATGCCCACACCCACCCGATGGAACTCGCGGACGGCAGCATCACAGGCGTCGACACAGGATTCATCGTCCACAACGACCGCACCTATCCCACCCTCACGCGCCTGTTCGAAGAGCTCGGTGTCCAAACGCAGGAATCGGACATGACCATGTCGGTGCGCTGCGACGGGTGCGGGCTGGAGTACGCCGGCGCCAAGGGCGGACAGGGCGTGTTCGCGCAGCCGCGGTCCTTCACCCGCGGACGCTACCTGCGCATGCTGGTGGAGATCCTGCGCTTCCAGGCAAGCGCCCGGGCGCTGCTGCGGGAAACAGAAACGGCCGACGACGACGGCGCCACGCTGGGCGAGTTCCTCAGCAGGGGGAAGTTCAGCGACTACTTCACCGCCCACTTCATGACACCCGTCGTCTCGGCGGTCTGGTCCTGTGACCCGCGGACAGCGCTTCAGTATCCCGCGCGTTACCTGTTCACCTTCCTTGACCACCACGGCATGCTCACCATCCGGAATTCGCCGCAGTGGCGGACCGTGACAGGGGGGTCCGGCGAGTACGTGCGGAAGATCACCGACAGCCTCGACGAGGTCCTGCTCGGCACCCCGGTGACGGGCGTCCGGAAGGTGGCTGACGGCGTCGTCGTGACCGCGGACGGTGAATCGCGGCTCTTTGACGGTGCGGTGATTGCCGCCCACCCCGAACAGGCGCTGGCGATGCTGGGAGAACCTACCCCGCTCGAGGAAGCGGTCCTCGGTTTCCTGCCGTATTCGCGTAACCACGCACTCTTCCACACCGACGAATCCGTGCTGCCGCGCAGCGAAAACGCACGCTCCTCCTGGAACTACCGCCTGCCCTCCTGCCACACGCCGCCCGACCGCGTCCTGGTCACCTACGACCTGAGCCGGCTGCAGCGCCTTGACGCCAGCGCAGGTCGGCGGTTCCTCGTCAGCCTCGGCGAGGACCGGATCGATCAGTCAAAGGTGATCGAAACCATGACCTACGACCACCCCCAGTACACACCCACCTCGTTTGCGGCCCAGGGCAGGTTGGCAGAGTTGAGCGATGACCTTGTTGCCTTCGCGGGCGCCTACCATGGGTGGGGATTCCACGAGGATGGTGCGCTCTCAGGGCGCCGGGCCGCTGAACGCCTCGGCGGATCGTGGCTCCTCGATGCCGATGCCGACTACGGTGACCTCGTGGACTCGCCGGTATGA
- a CDS encoding DUF1365 domain-containing protein, producing the protein MKPSLYATSIRHVRRSPLRNEFTYRSFSWFVDLDELPQLPRWLRPFAVFSAADHLGDPASSLRSNVLAFLASQGIDDGGTVTMLGSARVLGHVFNPLTLFWCHGRNGEPSVVIAEVHNTYGERHCYLLQPDHAGRAEVAKEFYVSPFNDVSGTYDMRVPQPDEQLAIAITLHRPDHSPFIATMTGRRMPATTWNIIRMTAAIPMAPLRAAVQIRWQGIRLWLRRLPVHAREHHEQQEPVR; encoded by the coding sequence ATGAAACCAAGCCTCTATGCGACCAGCATCCGCCACGTCCGGCGAAGTCCGCTCCGCAACGAATTCACGTACCGCAGCTTCAGCTGGTTCGTGGACCTCGACGAGCTGCCGCAGTTGCCCCGGTGGTTGCGTCCATTCGCGGTATTTTCAGCGGCGGACCATCTGGGGGACCCGGCGTCGTCGCTCCGGTCCAATGTGTTGGCCTTCCTTGCCTCCCAGGGAATCGACGACGGCGGCACCGTCACCATGCTGGGCAGCGCCCGGGTGCTCGGCCACGTCTTCAACCCGTTGACCCTCTTCTGGTGCCACGGCAGAAACGGTGAGCCAAGCGTCGTCATCGCCGAAGTGCACAACACCTACGGTGAGCGGCACTGCTACCTCCTCCAGCCTGACCACGCCGGCCGCGCCGAGGTGGCCAAGGAGTTCTACGTATCACCTTTCAACGACGTCTCCGGCACCTACGACATGCGCGTGCCGCAACCGGACGAGCAACTGGCCATCGCCATCACCCTCCACCGGCCGGACCACTCGCCCTTCATCGCCACCATGACCGGACGCCGGATGCCCGCCACAACGTGGAACATCATCCGCATGACCGCCGCCATACCGATGGCGCCGCTCCGGGCGGCCGTGCAGATACGGTGGCAGGGAATTAGACTCTGGCTGCGCCGACTTCCCGTCCACGCCAGAGAACACCATGAACAACAGGAGCCAGTGAGATGA
- a CDS encoding SAM-dependent methyltransferase, translating into MSTTVTRSRANVDPQIWPGIAYVPSGPRTRIAAALAEKIFTAAVNRLPLRVVYDDGTVLGGARRRTLEDNTPEMRIHRQGDFFARLGDNGLIGLGESFMAQDWTASDLTSVMEVFAAQAAHLVPVPLQKLRGLYLPKPPRKERNSTANTRSNISRHYDLSNELFALFLDNTMSYSSALFDASGPRLLDVRWQDFAEAQQRKIDRLLDQASVGAGTRVLEIGTGWGELAIRAARRGAHVVSVTLSSEQKQLAEERIAEAGFSGQVRVELKDYRAVEGEYDAIVSVEMIEAVGHEYWGVYFQTIDRLLAPGGRVAIQAITMPHERMMATRRSYTWIHKYIFPGGFIPSVRAIEDITDRSTSLRVRERLSMGDHYAQTLRLWEERFLANSPEVEDLGFDEVFQRMWLFYLCYSRAGFQAGYLDVQQLIFDRRPS; encoded by the coding sequence ATGAGCACCACCGTCACCCGGTCCCGCGCCAACGTCGATCCGCAGATCTGGCCGGGGATCGCATACGTTCCCTCCGGCCCGCGGACCCGCATAGCCGCGGCGCTCGCCGAGAAGATCTTCACCGCGGCCGTGAACCGGCTGCCGCTGCGGGTGGTGTACGACGACGGGACCGTGCTGGGCGGCGCGCGCCGCCGCACCCTGGAAGACAACACCCCTGAAATGCGGATCCACCGGCAGGGGGACTTCTTCGCGAGGTTGGGAGACAACGGGCTCATCGGGTTGGGCGAGTCATTCATGGCGCAGGACTGGACGGCGTCGGACCTCACATCCGTCATGGAGGTGTTTGCGGCGCAGGCGGCGCACCTCGTTCCCGTTCCCCTCCAGAAGCTGCGCGGGCTCTACCTGCCGAAGCCGCCGCGGAAGGAACGCAACAGCACAGCCAACACCCGGTCAAACATCTCACGGCATTACGACCTCTCCAATGAGCTCTTCGCGCTGTTCCTGGACAACACCATGTCCTATTCAAGCGCCCTGTTTGACGCCTCTGGTCCGCGGCTCCTCGACGTCCGGTGGCAGGACTTCGCCGAGGCACAGCAGCGCAAGATCGACCGCCTGCTGGATCAGGCTTCGGTCGGTGCGGGGACACGCGTGCTCGAGATCGGTACGGGCTGGGGAGAGCTGGCCATCAGGGCAGCCCGCCGCGGAGCGCACGTCGTCTCAGTGACCCTGTCCAGTGAACAGAAGCAACTGGCGGAAGAGCGCATCGCAGAGGCCGGGTTCTCCGGGCAGGTCAGGGTGGAACTGAAGGACTACCGGGCGGTGGAGGGAGAGTACGACGCCATCGTGTCGGTGGAGATGATCGAAGCCGTCGGGCACGAGTACTGGGGTGTCTACTTCCAGACGATCGACCGGCTTCTCGCTCCCGGAGGGCGCGTAGCCATCCAGGCAATCACGATGCCGCACGAGCGGATGATGGCTACCCGCCGTTCCTACACCTGGATCCACAAGTACATCTTCCCGGGCGGTTTCATACCCTCCGTGCGCGCTATCGAGGACATCACGGACCGCTCCACCAGCCTGCGCGTGCGCGAGCGGCTGTCGATGGGAGACCACTACGCACAGACCCTCCGGCTGTGGGAGGAGCGGTTCCTGGCCAACAGCCCGGAGGTTGAGGATCTGGGTTTCGACGAGGTATTCCAGCGCATGTGGTTGTTCTACCTTTGCTACTCGCGCGCCGGTTTCCAGGCCGGCTACCTCGATGTCCAACAGCTGATCTTCGACCGCCGTCCCTCATGA
- a CDS encoding SAM-dependent methyltransferase, with product MNRNVAPAIARILEPIVGGELPVRLSAWDGSVAGPAGAPEVQLNSANALRRILWSPGELGASQAYVTGELDVPGSLEGALTHLWTVVGNRGLSMPKLTPQLLLQLGKLARDLGVLAGPLPAPRSQAKITGKLHSLLRDREAISHHYDLSNDFYQLILDRHMAYSCAYWRSEAPDYTLEDAQRDKLDLVCRKVGLDTMSNQRFLDVGCGWGSLSLYAAEHFGAKVTGVTIAKEQKAFIDRRIAERGLEDRVEIRLQDYRDVADGPYDAVASLEMGEHVGESNYGVYTSTLFRNVRPGGKVLIQQMSRSGRHPGGGPFIESFIAPDMHMRPIGDTVNLIEGAGFEIRGVEAMREHYVRTIAAWLDTFESNWDEAVTMMGEEVARVWRLYLVGGMMTFRDGRMGVDQILAQRPE from the coding sequence ATCAACCGGAACGTGGCGCCGGCCATCGCACGCATCCTGGAACCGATAGTGGGCGGAGAGCTTCCCGTACGCCTGAGCGCATGGGACGGGAGCGTTGCAGGTCCGGCTGGAGCGCCCGAAGTCCAGCTGAACAGCGCCAACGCACTGCGACGCATCCTCTGGAGCCCGGGAGAACTTGGGGCGTCCCAGGCTTACGTCACGGGAGAACTCGACGTTCCGGGCTCACTTGAGGGCGCCCTCACCCACCTGTGGACAGTGGTGGGAAACCGCGGCCTCTCAATGCCGAAGCTGACTCCCCAGCTGCTGCTCCAACTCGGGAAGCTCGCCCGGGACCTCGGCGTCCTGGCCGGACCCCTTCCCGCCCCGCGATCGCAGGCGAAGATCACGGGGAAACTGCACAGCCTGCTGCGCGACCGCGAGGCCATCAGCCACCACTATGACCTCTCCAACGACTTCTACCAGTTGATCCTGGACCGCCACATGGCATACTCCTGCGCCTACTGGCGCTCCGAGGCACCCGACTACACGCTGGAAGACGCACAGCGGGACAAGCTGGACCTCGTGTGCCGCAAGGTGGGCCTCGACACAATGTCCAACCAGCGATTCCTCGACGTGGGTTGCGGCTGGGGCTCACTCAGCCTGTACGCTGCGGAGCATTTCGGCGCGAAGGTCACGGGGGTGACCATCGCGAAGGAGCAGAAGGCCTTCATTGACCGGCGCATCGCTGAGCGGGGACTCGAGGACCGTGTGGAGATCCGCTTGCAGGACTACCGCGACGTGGCAGACGGTCCGTACGACGCCGTCGCGTCCCTGGAGATGGGGGAGCACGTGGGGGAGTCGAACTACGGCGTCTACACGTCCACGCTTTTCCGGAACGTGAGGCCGGGCGGGAAGGTACTGATCCAGCAGATGTCGCGCTCCGGCCGGCATCCCGGCGGGGGACCGTTCATTGAGTCCTTCATCGCACCGGACATGCACATGCGCCCGATCGGGGACACCGTCAACCTGATCGAAGGAGCCGGGTTCGAAATCCGGGGCGTCGAGGCTATGCGGGAACACTACGTCCGCACCATCGCCGCCTGGTTGGACACCTTTGAATCCAACTGGGATGAGGCCGTCACGATGATGGGCGAGGAAGTGGCCCGGGTGTGGCGGCTCTACCTGGTGGGTGGAATGATGACCTTCCGGGACGGGCGCATGGGCGTTGACCAGATCCTTGCCCAGCGCCCGGAGTAG
- a CDS encoding GIY-YIG nuclease family protein, translating to MFEHDKEQATCVIPDDGGHPCGRTAVDSRFALCAAHVAVVVEWAGAEVGTADSLPSACPACGSRIGVRYPSAWVCGTCEWKLGDVLDEGLPPPRVDVVYYIRFRNRIKIGTTANPRQRLARLWHDDVLAFERGDRLVERRRHQQFAQLRLERSEWFSSTPVLEEHIAELAAGVDDPWARYARWLGEAAALRG from the coding sequence GTGTTCGAACACGATAAGGAGCAGGCCACCTGCGTTATTCCCGACGACGGCGGGCATCCCTGCGGCCGGACAGCGGTCGATTCGCGGTTCGCATTGTGCGCGGCGCATGTCGCCGTCGTCGTTGAATGGGCGGGTGCCGAGGTGGGCACGGCAGACTCACTGCCGTCCGCTTGTCCTGCATGCGGATCGCGGATCGGTGTGCGCTATCCCTCGGCCTGGGTCTGTGGGACCTGCGAGTGGAAGCTGGGCGATGTCCTTGACGAAGGGCTGCCTCCTCCCAGGGTGGATGTGGTCTACTACATCCGCTTCCGGAACCGGATCAAGATCGGCACTACCGCCAACCCTCGCCAGCGGCTCGCCAGGCTGTGGCACGATGACGTACTCGCGTTCGAGCGCGGGGACAGGCTGGTGGAACGACGGCGGCATCAGCAGTTTGCGCAATTGCGGCTGGAACGCTCTGAATGGTTCAGCTCTACGCCGGTCCTTGAAGAGCACATCGCCGAGCTCGCGGCGGGCGTTGACGACCCGTGGGCACGCTACGCCCGCTGGCTCGGCGAAGCCGCCGCACTCCGCGGCTGA
- the nrdH gene encoding glutaredoxin-like protein NrdH: MTVTVYTKPACVQCNATYRALDKKGIAYQSVDISQDPAALERVRSLGYMQAPVVITDKDHWSGFRPDKISEIAQGAVTSVA; the protein is encoded by the coding sequence ATGACCGTCACGGTTTACACCAAGCCAGCATGCGTACAGTGCAACGCCACCTACCGGGCTCTGGACAAGAAGGGCATCGCCTACCAGAGCGTCGACATCTCGCAGGATCCGGCGGCGCTGGAGCGGGTTCGCTCACTCGGGTACATGCAGGCTCCCGTCGTCATCACTGACAAGGACCACTGGTCCGGATTCCGCCCTGACAAGATCAGCGAGATCGCCCAGGGCGCTGTTACTTCAGTCGCCTAG
- the nrdI gene encoding class Ib ribonucleoside-diphosphate reductase assembly flavoprotein NrdI — MTTSTIDRGTSAQATGGAVDTDAALIYFSSTSDNTHRFVSRLPVRSARIPLLTKDDTLCAHSPYVLILPTYGGVNGNGAVPKQVIKFLNVEENRALLRGVIGAGNTNFGDTYCLAADIVAAKCGVPVLYRFELMGTSEDVDRVTQGLEEFWT; from the coding sequence ATGACAACGTCAACCATCGATCGAGGCACAAGCGCACAGGCAACTGGGGGCGCGGTGGACACTGACGCAGCGTTGATCTATTTCTCGTCGACGTCGGATAACACGCATCGATTCGTCAGCAGACTGCCTGTCCGGTCGGCCCGCATTCCGCTCCTCACCAAAGATGACACGCTGTGCGCACACAGCCCGTACGTCCTGATCCTGCCGACCTACGGTGGGGTCAACGGAAACGGTGCGGTGCCCAAGCAGGTCATCAAATTCCTCAACGTCGAGGAGAACCGCGCGCTGCTTCGAGGCGTCATCGGCGCCGGAAACACCAACTTCGGGGACACCTACTGCCTGGCTGCGGACATCGTTGCTGCCAAGTGCGGTGTTCCCGTTTTGTATCGATTTGAGCTCATGGGAACGTCCGAGGACGTTGACCGGGTAACCCAAGGATTGGAAGAGTTTTGGACATGA
- the nrdE gene encoding class 1b ribonucleoside-diphosphate reductase subunit alpha — translation MTVAETEAPALPERFNGLGYHELNAMLNLYGPNGEIQFEADREAAHQYFLQHVNQNTVFFHDLEERLDYLVKNEYYERETLDQYTMNFIRGLFDRAYSKKFRFETFLGAFKFYTSYTLKTFDGKRYLERYEDRVCMVAMHLARGNEELAGRMVDEIIEGRFQPATPTFLNAGKRQRGELVSCFLLRIEDNMESIGRSINSALQLSKRGGGVAFALTNIREVGAPIKQIENQSSGVIPVMKLLEDSFSYANQLGARQGAGAVYLHAHHPDINRFLDTKRENADEKIRIKTLSLGVVIPDITFELAKKDEDMYLFSPYDVERVYGMPFSDVSVTEKYYEMVDDSRIKKTKIKAREFFQTLAEIQFESGYPYIMFEDTVNRANPIDGKIIMSNLCSEILQVSQPTTYNDDLSYADTGKDISCNLGSLNIAKTMDSPDFGNTIETAIRALSAVSDMSHISSVPSIAKGNDSSHAIGLGQMNLHGYLARERVHYGSEEGLDFTNIYFYSVVYHAVRASNLLAKETGQTFGGFEKSKYASGEFFDKYTEQEWVPQTERVEELFAKVHIPTQEDWRELKASVMEHGIYNQNLQAVPPTGSISYINNSTSSIHPVAAKVEIRKEGKIGRVYYPAPYLTNDNLDYYQDAYEIGFEKIIDTYAAATQHVDQGLSLTLFFKDTATTRDINKAQIYAWRKGIKTLYYIRLRQLALEGTEVENCVSCML, via the coding sequence ATGACCGTCGCTGAAACAGAAGCCCCCGCACTTCCCGAGCGTTTCAACGGGCTCGGCTACCACGAGCTGAACGCGATGCTCAACCTGTACGGACCGAACGGGGAGATCCAGTTCGAGGCGGACAGGGAAGCGGCGCACCAGTACTTCCTGCAGCACGTCAACCAGAACACAGTGTTCTTCCACGACCTCGAGGAACGCCTCGATTACCTCGTGAAGAACGAGTACTACGAGCGCGAAACGCTCGACCAGTACACGATGAACTTCATCCGTGGGCTCTTCGACCGCGCCTACTCCAAGAAGTTCCGGTTCGAGACGTTCCTCGGCGCGTTCAAGTTCTACACCTCGTACACACTGAAGACCTTCGACGGCAAGCGCTACCTGGAGCGCTACGAGGACCGCGTGTGCATGGTCGCCATGCACCTTGCGCGGGGCAACGAGGAACTTGCCGGCCGCATGGTGGACGAGATCATCGAGGGCCGTTTCCAGCCGGCCACCCCGACGTTCCTCAACGCCGGCAAGCGTCAGCGCGGCGAATTGGTTTCCTGCTTCCTGCTTCGCATCGAGGACAACATGGAGTCGATCGGGCGCTCCATCAACTCGGCGCTCCAGCTGTCCAAGCGCGGCGGCGGTGTGGCTTTCGCACTGACCAACATCCGTGAGGTCGGAGCACCGATCAAGCAGATCGAGAACCAGTCCTCCGGTGTCATCCCGGTGATGAAGCTCCTCGAAGACAGCTTCTCCTACGCCAACCAGCTCGGTGCCCGCCAGGGTGCCGGGGCTGTCTACCTGCACGCTCACCACCCGGACATCAACCGCTTCCTCGACACCAAGCGTGAGAACGCGGACGAGAAGATCCGTATCAAGACGCTGTCCCTTGGCGTTGTGATCCCGGATATCACGTTCGAGCTGGCGAAGAAGGATGAGGACATGTACCTGTTCTCGCCCTACGACGTAGAGCGCGTGTACGGTATGCCGTTCTCGGATGTCTCGGTCACCGAGAAGTACTACGAGATGGTGGACGATTCGCGGATCAAGAAGACCAAGATCAAGGCCCGCGAGTTCTTCCAGACCCTCGCGGAAATCCAGTTCGAATCCGGCTACCCGTACATCATGTTCGAGGACACCGTGAACCGGGCCAACCCGATTGACGGCAAGATCATCATGTCCAATCTATGCTCGGAGATCCTGCAGGTCTCTCAGCCCACAACGTACAACGATGATCTTTCCTATGCAGATACCGGCAAGGACATCTCCTGCAATCTGGGCTCGCTGAACATCGCGAAGACCATGGACTCGCCTGACTTCGGCAATACCATCGAGACGGCCATCCGTGCCCTGTCGGCAGTTTCCGACATGTCCCACATCAGCTCGGTGCCGTCCATTGCCAAGGGCAATGATTCCTCGCACGCCATCGGGCTTGGCCAGATGAACCTGCACGGCTACCTCGCCCGGGAGCGCGTCCACTACGGCTCCGAAGAGGGCCTGGACTTCACCAATATCTACTTCTACTCGGTGGTCTACCACGCCGTGCGGGCCTCGAACCTGCTGGCTAAGGAGACCGGGCAGACGTTCGGCGGCTTCGAGAAGTCCAAGTACGCCAGTGGTGAGTTCTTCGACAAGTACACCGAGCAGGAATGGGTTCCGCAGACTGAGCGGGTCGAGGAGTTGTTCGCCAAGGTCCACATCCCCACGCAGGAGGACTGGCGTGAACTGAAGGCCTCCGTCATGGAGCACGGCATCTACAACCAGAACCTGCAGGCCGTGCCGCCCACGGGGTCGATCAGTTACATCAACAACTCGACATCCTCGATCCACCCGGTGGCCGCGAAGGTCGAGATCCGCAAGGAAGGCAAGATCGGGCGCGTCTACTACCCGGCCCCCTACCTGACGAACGACAACCTGGACTACTACCAGGACGCGTACGAGATCGGCTTTGAGAAGATCATCGACACCTACGCCGCTGCCACCCAGCATGTGGACCAGGGGCTGTCGCTGACGCTGTTCTTCAAGGACACCGCCACCACCCGTGACATCAACAAGGCTCAGATCTACGCCTGGCGCAAGGGCATCAAGACGCTCTACTACATCCGTCTCCGCCAGCTCGCGCTGGAGGGCACGGAGGTGGAAAACTGCGTCAGCTGCATGCTGTGA
- a CDS encoding NUMOD3 domain-containing DNA-binding protein translates to MQTTTAAAGWVYGIRLAGDSEYRYVGITTKSVQHRFRQHLKVASEGRKTPFYDWLRKQQSSALTVDELEHVGGARNLGHAEMDWISYFRGEGYRLLNLSDGGLGPTGVTWTEGMREAARVRSTGRKGVSRPGAANPFYAKKHSAEQRAKWSAERKGTFSGTANPNFGKFGEAHPSFGRSMDDESRRALSEARRGPGNPNYGKQASAETRAKMSAVRKGQPMPSSRRSAHTRHHTNKGIEKVDCKYCVEDSAKPDLFLESESE, encoded by the coding sequence ATGCAGACGACGACGGCGGCGGCTGGCTGGGTATATGGGATTCGGCTCGCTGGCGACTCCGAGTATCGCTATGTCGGAATCACCACTAAGTCTGTGCAGCATCGGTTCCGTCAGCACTTGAAAGTTGCCTCTGAGGGCAGGAAGACGCCTTTCTATGATTGGCTGAGAAAGCAGCAATCCTCAGCCCTGACTGTCGACGAGTTGGAGCATGTCGGTGGCGCCCGAAATCTCGGCCATGCCGAGATGGATTGGATCAGCTATTTTCGGGGGGAAGGCTACCGCCTCCTGAACCTGTCCGACGGGGGATTGGGGCCCACCGGGGTCACCTGGACAGAGGGAATGCGCGAAGCGGCACGAGTTCGAAGCACCGGTAGGAAAGGTGTGAGTCGACCGGGTGCCGCTAATCCCTTCTACGCGAAGAAACACAGCGCAGAGCAAAGAGCGAAATGGTCAGCCGAGCGGAAAGGCACCTTCAGCGGGACGGCTAATCCTAACTTCGGCAAGTTCGGCGAAGCGCACCCAAGCTTCGGCCGCTCAATGGACGATGAATCCCGCCGAGCGCTGTCAGAGGCAAGGAGAGGCCCCGGGAACCCGAATTACGGGAAGCAGGCTAGCGCGGAAACGCGTGCGAAGATGTCTGCGGTACGAAAAGGGCAGCCGATGCCGTCTAGTCGTCGTAGCGCACATACCAGGCATCACACGAATAAGGGCATCGAGAAAGTCGACTGCAAATACTGCGTCGAAGATTCAGCCAAACCAGATCTCTTCTTAGAAAGCGAGTCGGAGTGA
- the nrdF gene encoding class 1b ribonucleoside-diphosphate reductase subunit beta — MTEKVKLLSHVEAINWNRIQDDKDVEVWNRLVNNFWLPEKVPLSNDVQSWNTLTHDEQQLTMRVFTGLTLLDTIQGTVGAVSLIPDAVTPHEEAVYTNIAFMEAVHAKSYSSIFSTLCSTKEIDDAFRWSTENEYLQKKAQIVMDYYRGDDPLKRKVASTLLESFLFYSGFYLPMYWSSRAKLTNTADLIRLIIRDEAVHGYYIGYKFQRGLEKVSAEKREEIKDYTFELLFELYENEVQYTHDLYDGVGLAEDVKKFLHYNANKALMNLGYEAMFPSSVTDVNPAILSALSPNADENHDFFSGSGSSYVIGKAVNTEDEDWNF, encoded by the coding sequence ATGACAGAAAAGGTCAAGTTGTTGAGTCACGTTGAGGCGATCAACTGGAACCGTATCCAGGACGACAAGGATGTCGAGGTCTGGAACCGGCTGGTCAACAACTTCTGGCTGCCCGAAAAGGTGCCGCTGTCCAATGACGTGCAGTCGTGGAACACGCTGACGCATGACGAGCAGCAGCTCACCATGCGCGTGTTTACGGGTCTGACCCTGCTGGATACGATCCAGGGCACCGTGGGCGCCGTCTCGCTGATTCCCGACGCCGTGACGCCGCATGAGGAAGCGGTGTACACCAACATCGCGTTCATGGAGGCGGTGCACGCAAAGAGCTACTCGTCCATCTTCTCGACGCTGTGCTCCACCAAGGAGATCGACGACGCGTTCCGGTGGTCCACCGAGAATGAGTACCTTCAGAAGAAGGCTCAGATTGTCATGGATTACTACCGCGGTGACGATCCGCTGAAGCGCAAGGTCGCCTCGACGCTGCTGGAGAGCTTCCTGTTCTACTCCGGTTTCTACCTGCCGATGTACTGGTCCTCGCGGGCCAAGCTGACGAACACCGCAGACCTGATTCGTCTGATCATCCGCGACGAGGCGGTGCATGGCTATTACATCGGGTATAAGTTCCAGCGCGGGCTGGAGAAGGTCTCGGCCGAGAAGCGCGAGGAAATCAAGGACTACACGTTCGAGCTCTTGTTCGAGCTGTATGAGAACGAAGTCCAGTACACGCACGACCTGTACGACGGCGTCGGCCTGGCCGAGGACGTTAAGAAGTTCCTGCACTACAACGCCAACAAAGCACTGATGAACCTGGGCTACGAGGCGATGTTCCCGTCCTCGGTCACCGATGTGAATCCGGCCATCCTGTCGGCACTGTCACCGAACGCGGATGAGAACCATGACTTCTTCTCGGGCTCGGGCTCGTCCTACGTGATCGGCAAAGCCGTCAACACCGAGGATGAGGACTGGAACTTCTAG
- a CDS encoding SCO1664 family protein: protein MPAPDLATAELTLTGRITTASNATFLGSIGDTNVVYKPIAGERPLWDFPDGALAHREVAAYLVSEAFGWNVVPRTWLRDGPFGEGMVQLWQETDPGQNAVDLVAADEVPETGWKQVLEGQDEQGRMVALVHEDTPALRRMAVFDVIVNNADRKGDHVLPMSDGHRHGVDHGLTFHSEPKLRTVLWGWLGDPLTTEELDGVKRVSEALQRELGQDLADLLTVDEIAALAARCARLRSVGRFPAPSGRMSAVPWPLF, encoded by the coding sequence ATGCCGGCGCCCGACCTCGCGACTGCCGAGCTGACGCTTACCGGCCGCATCACGACGGCGTCGAACGCCACGTTCCTGGGCAGTATCGGTGACACGAACGTCGTCTACAAGCCGATTGCAGGCGAACGCCCGCTCTGGGATTTTCCCGATGGCGCCCTGGCTCATCGGGAGGTTGCCGCTTATCTCGTCTCGGAGGCTTTCGGCTGGAACGTAGTGCCGCGCACCTGGCTGCGTGACGGCCCGTTCGGCGAGGGAATGGTGCAGCTTTGGCAGGAGACGGACCCTGGCCAGAACGCGGTGGACCTCGTCGCGGCAGACGAGGTACCGGAGACCGGATGGAAGCAGGTCCTGGAAGGTCAGGACGAGCAGGGCCGGATGGTCGCCCTCGTCCACGAGGATACTCCGGCGCTGCGACGCATGGCCGTGTTCGACGTGATCGTCAACAACGCCGACCGCAAAGGCGACCACGTCCTTCCCATGAGCGACGGACACCGGCACGGAGTTGACCACGGGCTCACTTTCCACAGCGAGCCCAAACTGCGCACGGTGCTGTGGGGTTGGCTGGGAGACCCGCTGACCACCGAAGAGCTCGACGGCGTCAAACGTGTGAGCGAGGCATTGCAGCGTGAACTGGGCCAAGACCTTGCGGATTTGCTCACCGTCGACGAAATTGCTGCGCTCGCCGCGCGCTGCGCCAGGTTGCGCTCAGTTGGACGGTTCCCGGCACCGAGTGGACGGATGTCAGCGGTGCCCTGGCCATTGTTCTGA